Proteins co-encoded in one Bacillus paramycoides genomic window:
- a CDS encoding helix-turn-helix transcriptional regulator, protein MIHLSKAKRLLDILIFASAKKTFTAQEIADEFNISVRTVHRYIVDLSDMGLPIYAEQGRNGGYKVLTNRVIPPILFTEEEAVSIFFAFQSLSYYRDLPFNTEINSVTHKLYSSLQHDAKAKVDKIRSYIAFWNPKRTINTPLLNEVLTAAIENKNLHFQYESKSGIKTKHVHPIGVYAHDGLWYLPSYDFSRKKVLLYRVDRILSILSTEENENTFMNLEEWFDSSSNVVHIPTQLHVSLTAEGVRQCKSVPYLEESVVVNEDGSGYIHSTIDKGEINFITPLFYRLGKDARVLEPKELIDGLRMRAKEILHMYEDEKSC, encoded by the coding sequence GTGATACATTTGTCAAAAGCTAAACGCTTATTAGATATTCTTATATTTGCTTCTGCCAAAAAGACATTTACAGCTCAAGAAATAGCTGACGAATTTAATATCTCCGTTCGTACTGTCCATAGATATATTGTAGATTTAAGTGATATGGGATTACCTATTTATGCTGAACAAGGTCGTAACGGAGGCTATAAAGTATTAACGAATAGAGTCATTCCCCCTATTTTATTTACGGAAGAAGAAGCAGTCTCCATCTTTTTTGCTTTTCAATCTTTAAGTTACTATCGAGACTTACCTTTTAACACAGAAATCAATTCCGTTACACATAAACTGTATAGCTCTCTACAGCATGATGCGAAAGCGAAAGTTGATAAAATACGTTCTTATATCGCTTTTTGGAATCCGAAGAGAACAATTAATACACCTCTTTTAAACGAAGTACTAACTGCGGCTATTGAAAATAAAAATTTACACTTTCAATACGAATCTAAATCGGGGATAAAAACAAAACATGTTCATCCTATCGGTGTATATGCTCATGACGGGCTATGGTACTTACCATCCTATGACTTCAGTAGAAAAAAAGTATTACTGTATCGCGTTGATCGTATTCTTTCTATATTATCAACAGAAGAAAATGAAAATACGTTCATGAATTTAGAAGAATGGTTCGATTCGAGCTCTAACGTAGTACACATTCCTACCCAGTTACATGTCTCATTAACAGCAGAAGGTGTACGCCAATGTAAAAGCGTTCCTTACCTTGAAGAGTCCGTGGTAGTAAACGAAGACGGTTCAGGATATATACATTCAACAATTGATAAAGGTGAAATTAACTTTATTACCCCTTTATTTTATAGGCTTGGAAAAGATGCACGAGTTTTAGAACCGAAAGAATTAATAGATGGTTTACGTATGCGTGCGAAAGAAATTTTACATATGTATGAAGACGAAAAAAGCTGCTAA
- a CDS encoding dihydrofolate reductase family protein yields MSREIVLFIAASLDGYIAKENDDLEWLMETEGEGDNGYTEMYETIDTILMGKRTYDYVVEHIEPFPYLDKKCYVFSNLQKGSNEHVEFVNEDVVEFTKRLKAQEGSKIWMVGGGSLLREFFKNNLIDEYVVTITPHILGSGVPLFQDENPEINLTLTDTKRFGQFVNLYYKVK; encoded by the coding sequence ATGTCACGTGAAATTGTTTTATTTATTGCGGCGAGCTTAGATGGATATATTGCGAAAGAAAATGATGATTTAGAGTGGTTAATGGAAACGGAAGGAGAGGGAGATAACGGTTATACAGAAATGTATGAAACAATTGATACAATACTCATGGGAAAAAGAACGTACGATTATGTAGTAGAGCATATAGAACCATTCCCGTATTTAGATAAAAAATGTTATGTTTTTTCTAACTTACAAAAAGGTTCAAACGAACACGTGGAGTTTGTAAATGAAGATGTAGTGGAGTTTACAAAAAGGTTAAAAGCACAAGAAGGATCTAAAATATGGATGGTCGGTGGAGGAAGTCTACTAAGAGAATTCTTTAAGAATAATTTAATTGATGAATATGTTGTTACAATTACACCGCATATATTAGGTTCTGGAGTTCCGTTATTCCAAGATGAGAACCCGGAAATTAATTTAACTTTAACGGATACGAAACGTTTTGGGCAATTTGTAAATTTATATTATAAAGTAAAATGA
- a CDS encoding sensor histidine kinase → MKRISIQLGFYFLIVTLLIESVLFVLLYYSLVNNRVNEEMTALLKRGNSHRDVLEKYFDKQTISHVALMESEAETTVVITNAHKDVLAKSNEINTTIKKHIEKMQTRTDHDGAIIENHWKTSNYICTVSPIIVAGKTEGYVYMFLGTESIEEMVNGLTRQFIIAGVITFLLTAITIFLLSRLLTKPLLHMKHATEKMSKGDLSVSLTTTRNDEIGELASSIQTLANDLHYMKTERSEFLASVAHELRTPLTYVRGYADIALKETTSPEQRLRYLSIIKDESDYITNLVQDLFSLAQMEQHNFSIQVKEVHLHTFLTRIAEKVNAMYKERYITVSFSCPPTLLVKLDEQRFEQVIINILNNAYRHSKEHSHINISVTEEHKRISITIEDEGEGIPPEDLPHIFDRFYRVDKARSRATGGTGLGLSIVKEIVELHGGNITVTSEVDHGSCFIISLPSIQKHDY, encoded by the coding sequence ATGAAGCGAATTTCTATTCAACTCGGATTTTATTTTTTAATTGTTACACTTTTAATCGAAAGTGTTCTATTTGTCTTGCTTTATTATAGCCTTGTCAACAATAGAGTAAATGAAGAAATGACAGCTTTATTAAAGCGCGGAAATAGTCACAGAGATGTCCTTGAAAAGTATTTTGATAAGCAAACAATCTCCCATGTTGCACTAATGGAATCTGAAGCCGAAACCACTGTCGTTATTACAAATGCACATAAGGATGTACTAGCTAAATCTAATGAAATTAATACTACTATAAAAAAGCATATTGAAAAGATGCAAACACGGACAGATCATGACGGAGCAATTATAGAAAATCATTGGAAAACATCTAATTATATATGTACAGTTAGCCCTATTATAGTGGCAGGGAAAACGGAAGGCTATGTATATATGTTTCTCGGAACGGAATCAATCGAGGAAATGGTTAACGGGCTAACAAGACAATTTATTATTGCCGGAGTCATTACTTTTCTATTAACAGCCATCACCATCTTTCTCTTATCACGGTTGTTAACAAAACCATTGTTACACATGAAACATGCCACTGAAAAAATGAGTAAAGGCGATTTATCTGTTTCATTAACGACTACTCGAAATGACGAAATTGGTGAACTAGCCTCATCTATTCAAACGCTTGCTAATGATTTACATTATATGAAAACAGAGCGAAGTGAATTTCTAGCAAGTGTTGCTCACGAATTACGAACACCACTAACATACGTAAGAGGTTACGCTGACATTGCTTTAAAAGAAACCACATCCCCTGAGCAACGTTTGCGATATTTATCTATTATAAAAGATGAGTCTGATTACATTACAAACTTAGTTCAAGATTTATTTTCACTTGCACAAATGGAACAACATAACTTTTCTATTCAAGTAAAGGAAGTACATTTACACACCTTCCTTACTCGCATAGCCGAAAAAGTTAACGCTATGTATAAAGAAAGGTACATTACAGTTTCTTTCTCTTGTCCTCCTACACTACTAGTAAAGTTAGATGAACAGCGATTTGAACAAGTGATAATAAACATTTTAAATAACGCTTATAGACATTCAAAAGAACATTCTCATATAAACATTTCTGTTACAGAAGAACATAAACGTATTTCCATTACAATTGAAGATGAAGGCGAAGGTATTCCGCCTGAAGACCTCCCTCACATTTTCGACCGTTTTTATCGAGTTGATAAAGCAAGATCACGAGCTACAGGCGGAACTGGTTTAGGGTTATCTATCGTAAAAGAAATTGTAGAACTACATGGCGGGAATATTACTGTAACGAGCGAAGTTGATCACGGGTCTTGCTTTATCATTTCATTGCCATCTATACAAAAGCACGACTACTGA
- a CDS encoding response regulator transcription factor: MVDILLVDDEPRMLELLTLYLTPIGYNCVCAVSGEEAISHIENRNFKFVLLDIMMPKMDGWETCKRIRSFSNVPIIMVTARDQTVDVIQGLKLGADDYVTKPFHEEELFARIEAVLRRTNQHAQIQYHGILWDEAKHFVSVDNEELLLTPIEFSLLGLFLRHVNYVLSRDQLIERIWGLNTNTEDRTVDSHIRNLRDKLRKVNFPIDHHLKTVYGVGYRWVDTLE, from the coding sequence ATGGTCGATATACTACTCGTAGATGATGAGCCGAGAATGCTTGAATTATTAACACTTTATCTTACTCCAATCGGATATAACTGCGTATGTGCAGTGTCCGGGGAAGAAGCTATTTCACATATAGAAAATCGAAACTTCAAATTTGTTTTACTCGATATTATGATGCCAAAGATGGATGGGTGGGAAACGTGCAAAAGAATTCGATCATTTAGTAACGTTCCTATCATTATGGTAACTGCTCGTGATCAAACAGTAGATGTCATCCAAGGTTTAAAACTCGGAGCGGATGATTACGTAACGAAACCTTTCCATGAAGAGGAGCTTTTCGCAAGAATTGAAGCTGTTTTAAGGCGAACGAACCAACACGCGCAAATCCAATATCACGGCATTTTATGGGATGAGGCAAAGCATTTCGTCTCTGTCGATAATGAAGAACTTCTTCTCACTCCAATCGAATTCTCTTTACTCGGATTATTTTTACGTCATGTGAACTACGTATTAAGCCGCGATCAGCTCATTGAACGAATTTGGGGATTAAATACAAATACAGAAGATCGAACAGTCGATTCACATATTCGTAATTTGCGTGATAAATTACGAAAAGTAAATTTCCCTATTGATCACCATTTAAAAACGGTTTATGGAGTCGGGTATCGATGGGTTGATACTCTAGAGTAA
- a CDS encoding cell wall-binding repeat-containing protein, whose translation MKKMTRIFGITIITAVGLAACGQTNTDHKNHETKEEKKTEQKEMKMNQEVTAPKEMNESASNDLLTTSLKNVTRLNTNDPLQMAVLTSQTIWPATHKENRPGAIILVPVNEWQLGTASADLIHHPNNGPILFIEKEKVPEMTLKEIKRLNPLGTKDGTQIMVMGDVGASILEQLKEYKVKQIKETDPATFAKDVDKEYADITGSYPNSVIIGSSEEEGRLYTTPAVNWISHMPEPLLYTEKEKVPEATIEALKMRKDKANIYVLGPEKIISKAVEKELSKYGKVTRISGETPTENSVAFAKFKDEKTKFGWGFTKPGHGLSFVSSKTPDLAVAGAPFSHMGKHAPVVLLEEGKASQPVYDFLATIQPKFKDDPTLGPYNHGFLLGSTSDISFETQGVLDERLEIVQESGQGHGGH comes from the coding sequence GTGAAAAAGATGACCCGAATCTTTGGGATAACAATAATTACAGCAGTTGGTCTTGCTGCATGTGGACAAACGAACACGGATCATAAAAATCATGAAACTAAAGAAGAGAAAAAAACAGAGCAAAAGGAAATGAAAATGAATCAGGAGGTAACTGCGCCGAAAGAAATGAACGAAAGTGCATCGAATGATTTATTAACGACAAGCTTAAAAAATGTAACGAGATTAAACACAAACGATCCTTTGCAAATGGCAGTATTAACTTCGCAAACGATATGGCCAGCAACGCATAAAGAGAATCGGCCAGGCGCTATTATTTTAGTACCAGTAAACGAGTGGCAATTAGGTACTGCGAGTGCAGATCTTATTCATCATCCGAATAACGGGCCAATTTTATTTATAGAAAAAGAAAAGGTACCCGAAATGACGTTAAAAGAAATAAAACGATTAAATCCGCTCGGAACGAAAGATGGAACACAAATTATGGTGATGGGGGATGTAGGTGCATCTATCCTTGAGCAATTAAAAGAATATAAAGTAAAGCAAATAAAAGAAACAGATCCAGCTACATTTGCAAAAGATGTGGATAAAGAGTATGCCGATATAACAGGAAGCTATCCAAATAGTGTTATTATCGGTTCGTCTGAAGAAGAAGGACGTTTATATACAACACCAGCTGTAAATTGGATCTCTCATATGCCAGAACCGCTTTTATATACAGAGAAAGAGAAGGTGCCAGAAGCGACGATAGAGGCATTAAAAATGAGAAAAGATAAAGCGAATATATATGTATTAGGACCAGAAAAAATCATTTCAAAAGCAGTAGAAAAAGAGTTAAGTAAATATGGGAAAGTAACGCGTATTAGTGGTGAGACTCCAACAGAAAATTCGGTTGCATTTGCGAAGTTTAAAGATGAGAAAACGAAATTTGGCTGGGGGTTCACAAAACCAGGCCACGGTTTATCATTTGTTTCAAGCAAAACACCAGACTTAGCAGTTGCAGGAGCACCATTTTCGCATATGGGTAAACACGCACCTGTCGTATTGTTAGAAGAAGGCAAAGCTTCACAACCAGTTTATGACTTCCTTGCTACTATTCAGCCGAAGTTTAAAGATGACCCAACACTTGGACCATATAATCACGGCTTCTTATTAGGAAGTACGAGTGATATTTCATTTGAAACGCAAGGTGTACTGGATGAGAGGTTAGAGATTGTGCAAGAAAGTGGTCAAGGGCACGGTGGACATTAA
- a CDS encoding SulP family inorganic anion transporter, translated as MFQTIKNDWFSNVKGDVLSGIVVALALIPEAIAFSVIAGVDPTVGLYAAFCIAVTISFVGGRTGMISAATGAMALLMVTLVKDHGLQYLFATTILTGIVQIIFGVFKLSSFMKFVPKSVMSGFLNSLGILVFTAQLPHFKNATWQMYALVALGLVIIYVFPRITTAVPSTLISIIIVTSIAIMSGLQLKTVGDMGSLPKELPFFSMPDVPFTLETLGIILPYAVMLAIIGLLESLLTASVLDDMTHTESNKHKEARGQGIANIVTGFFGGMAGCAMIGQSVINIKSGGRGRLSTFVAGGFLIVLLFVLGDYVVHIPMAALVAVMIMVSIGTFDWNSVTTIHKVPKGNAFVMIVTVVIVLITHNLALGVIIGTVISAVLFAFNMAKIHVKHLYIENKKIYEIHGQLFFASTADFINHFSFEEDVKEIELNFTHAHVWDDSAVAAIDKVIMKYEQNGVKVSIAGLNERSSKIISNLATYNKRIAS; from the coding sequence TTGTTTCAAACGATAAAAAATGATTGGTTCTCCAACGTGAAAGGAGATGTGCTATCAGGAATTGTTGTTGCTTTAGCGTTAATTCCTGAAGCAATTGCTTTCTCAGTTATTGCAGGTGTGGATCCGACAGTTGGGTTATATGCAGCCTTTTGTATTGCAGTTACTATTTCATTTGTTGGTGGACGAACTGGAATGATTTCAGCGGCAACAGGTGCAATGGCATTGTTAATGGTGACGCTCGTTAAAGATCATGGTTTGCAATATTTATTTGCTACAACGATATTAACGGGTATTGTCCAAATTATTTTTGGCGTGTTCAAACTGAGCTCATTTATGAAGTTTGTTCCGAAATCTGTTATGAGTGGTTTTTTAAATTCACTTGGAATTTTAGTTTTTACAGCGCAATTGCCACATTTTAAAAATGCAACTTGGCAAATGTATGCACTTGTCGCATTAGGACTTGTAATTATATATGTATTTCCACGTATTACGACGGCTGTACCGTCTACACTTATTTCTATTATTATTGTGACAAGTATTGCAATTATGAGCGGATTACAGTTAAAAACAGTAGGGGATATGGGAAGCTTGCCGAAAGAATTACCGTTCTTTAGCATGCCTGATGTGCCTTTTACACTTGAGACATTAGGGATTATTTTACCGTACGCAGTTATGCTTGCAATTATCGGTTTACTAGAGTCTTTATTAACAGCTTCAGTTTTAGATGATATGACGCATACGGAAAGTAATAAACATAAAGAAGCACGTGGGCAAGGTATTGCAAACATTGTTACTGGTTTCTTCGGAGGAATGGCAGGATGTGCAATGATTGGACAATCTGTTATTAATATTAAATCAGGTGGACGAGGCCGTTTATCAACATTTGTAGCGGGTGGATTTTTAATCGTATTACTATTTGTTTTAGGTGACTATGTCGTTCATATTCCAATGGCAGCTTTAGTTGCAGTTATGATTATGGTTTCAATCGGAACATTTGATTGGAACTCTGTAACAACGATTCATAAAGTACCAAAAGGAAACGCATTTGTTATGATCGTAACAGTTGTGATTGTCTTAATTACACATAATTTAGCATTAGGTGTAATTATCGGAACAGTAATTAGTGCGGTTTTATTTGCATTCAATATGGCAAAGATTCACGTGAAACATTTATATATTGAAAATAAGAAAATATACGAAATTCATGGTCAACTTTTCTTTGCATCTACAGCAGACTTTATAAATCACTTTTCATTTGAGGAAGATGTAAAAGAAATTGAGTTGAATTTTACTCACGCACACGTATGGGATGATTCAGCGGTAGCAGCAATTGATAAAGTTATCATGAAGTATGAGCAAAATGGCGTGAAGGTAAGTATAGCGGGATTAAATGAAAGAAGCTCGAAGATTATTTCAAATTTAGCTACTTATAATAAAAGAATTGCGAGTTAG
- a CDS encoding universal stress protein gives MYKQIILACDGSEHVLRAAEHATYIAKCSEETNVEVVYVVDNRTAKSDIIQGQTDLETISASRKDKLKEIEGLLKKENIPYTITILHGDPGDTIVQYVNTGDIDLVIAGSRGLNTLQEMVLGSVSHKIAKRVKCPVMIIK, from the coding sequence ATGTACAAACAAATTATATTAGCATGTGACGGCTCTGAACATGTACTTCGAGCAGCGGAACATGCAACATATATTGCGAAATGTAGTGAAGAAACAAATGTTGAAGTTGTGTACGTAGTAGATAATAGAACAGCAAAATCAGATATTATACAAGGCCAAACAGATTTAGAAACAATATCGGCTAGCCGAAAAGATAAATTAAAAGAGATTGAAGGTTTATTAAAGAAAGAGAACATCCCTTATACAATTACGATATTACATGGTGATCCTGGAGATACAATCGTTCAATATGTAAATACAGGGGATATAGATCTTGTTATAGCTGGAAGTAGAGGATTAAATACACTGCAAGAGATGGTGCTTGGTAGTGTCAGTCATAAAATAGCGAAACGAGTGAAATGCCCGGTAATGATTATAAAGTGA
- a CDS encoding DUF4027 family protein — MKKMKAFQNLSYSQGVGLICLGGFAASVTLAVVIKMIHQIF, encoded by the coding sequence ATGAAAAAGATGAAAGCATTTCAAAATTTATCATATAGCCAAGGTGTCGGTCTTATTTGTTTAGGGGGATTTGCTGCATCTGTTACGTTAGCTGTTGTAATAAAGATGATTCATCAAATCTTTTAA
- the opp4A gene encoding oligopeptide ABC transporter substrate-binding protein — protein MNKPKLYKVLSTLATSTLLLSACGGADSGSNKANTKKVETNKFSATVKNDGKEIKDGSLTYGLVSNSPFAGVLSRVLYEVAPDSEIMDFFDEQLLATDKNWEITNDGAATYTISEDKKTITIKIKDNVKWHDGNPLTAEDLEYSYLIIGNSKYTGIRYDTQMQMIEGMEEYHSGKADKISGIKVVDPKTISITYKEVNPSLKTGIWTYPTPKKYLSDVPIEKLAESDKIRQNPIGFGPFKVKKIVPGESVEYERFDDYWGGKPKLKNVTLKVVNPSIVSASLKKGDIDIAAITADQYPNVSKLKNTQLIGKTDLAYTYIGFKFGHMDKAKNEAVMDNDKFKDVRLRQAMAYAIDREKLGEKVYHGLRVPANSPIPPSMPKYHNNNVGAYNLDVDKAKKLLDEAGYKDKNGDGFREDPKGNEFKINFLASNGSETSEPLAKFYIQSWKDIGLKVELVDGRLHEFNAMRDMIKKDDPKVDIFSGAWNTGSDPDLSGLWGKNAGFNYQRWVNDENTKLLDAGLSEKATDEKYRKEVYDKWQKLIHDEAPMIPIHYTFDLTGVNKRVKGFNVNTEVNQITSHWKDVTVTSEKPEVEK, from the coding sequence ATGAACAAACCAAAACTGTACAAAGTATTAAGTACACTTGCTACTTCAACATTATTACTATCTGCATGTGGGGGTGCTGATAGCGGTAGCAACAAAGCAAATACGAAAAAAGTAGAAACAAATAAATTTAGTGCTACTGTAAAAAATGATGGCAAAGAGATTAAAGACGGATCATTAACATATGGACTCGTTTCAAATTCACCTTTTGCTGGTGTTTTAAGTAGAGTACTATATGAAGTTGCTCCAGATTCAGAAATTATGGATTTCTTTGATGAACAATTATTAGCTACAGATAAGAACTGGGAAATTACAAATGACGGTGCTGCAACGTATACAATTTCTGAAGATAAAAAAACAATTACAATTAAGATTAAAGATAATGTAAAATGGCACGATGGTAACCCTTTAACAGCTGAAGATTTAGAATATTCTTACTTAATTATTGGGAATAGCAAATATACAGGTATTCGTTACGATACACAAATGCAAATGATTGAAGGTATGGAAGAATATCACTCTGGAAAAGCTGACAAAATTTCTGGTATTAAAGTAGTCGATCCAAAAACAATTTCCATTACTTATAAAGAAGTAAACCCTTCACTAAAAACTGGTATTTGGACATATCCTACACCTAAAAAATATTTAAGTGATGTACCAATTGAAAAACTGGCTGAATCTGATAAGATCCGTCAAAATCCAATTGGATTCGGACCATTTAAAGTGAAGAAAATCGTCCCTGGTGAATCAGTTGAGTATGAGCGCTTCGATGATTATTGGGGTGGCAAACCTAAACTAAAAAATGTAACGTTAAAGGTTGTAAACCCATCTATTGTTAGTGCATCTCTGAAAAAAGGTGATATTGATATTGCAGCAATTACTGCTGATCAATATCCGAACGTAAGTAAATTAAAAAATACACAACTAATTGGTAAAACTGACCTTGCTTACACTTATATCGGATTTAAGTTCGGACATATGGACAAAGCAAAGAATGAAGCTGTAATGGATAACGATAAGTTCAAAGACGTTCGTTTACGTCAAGCGATGGCTTATGCAATTGATAGAGAAAAATTAGGAGAAAAAGTATATCACGGACTTCGTGTTCCAGCTAACTCTCCAATTCCACCATCTATGCCAAAGTACCATAATAACAATGTTGGCGCATATAACTTAGATGTAGATAAAGCGAAAAAACTATTAGATGAAGCTGGCTATAAAGATAAAAATGGTGACGGATTCCGCGAGGATCCAAAAGGTAATGAATTTAAAATTAACTTCCTAGCTAGTAACGGTAGTGAAACAAGTGAACCACTGGCTAAATTCTACATTCAATCTTGGAAAGATATCGGCTTAAAAGTAGAACTTGTTGACGGACGATTACATGAATTTAATGCTATGCGTGACATGATTAAAAAAGATGATCCAAAGGTTGATATTTTCTCTGGTGCTTGGAACACTGGTTCTGATCCGGACCTTTCTGGTCTATGGGGTAAAAATGCTGGATTTAACTATCAGCGCTGGGTAAATGATGAAAATACTAAATTATTAGACGCTGGATTATCAGAAAAAGCTACTGATGAAAAATATCGTAAAGAAGTATACGATAAATGGCAAAAATTAATTCATGACGAGGCACCGATGATTCCAATTCATTACACATTCGATTTAACAGGTGTTAATAAGCGCGTGAAAGGTTTCAATGTCAACACTGAAGTGAACCAAATTACTTCACATTGGAAAGACGTTACTGTAACAAGTGAGAAGCCAGAAGTAGAAAAATAA
- a CDS encoding ABC transporter permease encodes MLANPEKQTEVIHYEKSPSGFSIMWREFRKDKLAMFSLFFLALILIAVYTTSFIMKQEDIVRVDLFAIYDPPSAEHWLGTDYGGRDIFGQLIIGTRNSFTVGLAITLLSTLIGLTMGLIAGYFGGVVDNIIMRFIDFMMILPFLMIVIVFISLVPTFNITTFILIMTAFLWVGKARLIRSKVLTEKELDYVSASKTLGTPNWKIIFQQILPNLSSIIIVNITLNLAGNIGIESSLTYLGFGLPESTPSLGTLVSYATNPDVLQEKWWIWLPASIMILVLMLCINFIGQALKRAADARQRKG; translated from the coding sequence ATGTTAGCAAATCCTGAAAAACAAACTGAAGTCATTCATTACGAAAAGAGCCCTTCTGGTTTCTCCATTATGTGGCGCGAATTTCGTAAAGATAAACTAGCAATGTTTTCCCTATTCTTTTTAGCTTTAATATTAATAGCCGTTTATACAACTTCATTTATTATGAAACAAGAAGATATCGTTCGAGTTGATCTGTTCGCCATTTATGATCCTCCTTCAGCTGAACATTGGCTAGGAACTGATTATGGTGGCCGTGATATTTTCGGACAATTAATTATTGGTACACGTAATTCCTTTACAGTTGGTTTAGCCATCACTCTTTTATCAACTCTTATCGGTCTTACAATGGGACTAATTGCTGGCTATTTTGGAGGAGTTGTCGATAACATCATCATGCGTTTTATCGACTTTATGATGATTTTACCATTCTTAATGATTGTTATCGTATTTATCTCACTCGTTCCAACTTTCAATATTACTACATTTATTCTCATAATGACCGCTTTCTTATGGGTCGGAAAAGCAAGGCTTATACGCTCTAAAGTATTAACTGAGAAAGAACTTGATTACGTATCTGCATCCAAAACGTTAGGAACACCAAATTGGAAGATTATCTTCCAGCAAATATTACCTAATTTAAGTTCTATTATTATCGTAAATATTACATTAAATCTTGCTGGTAACATCGGGATTGAATCTAGTTTGACTTACTTAGGATTCGGTCTACCAGAAAGCACACCGAGTCTTGGTACACTTGTAAGTTACGCAACAAATCCAGATGTATTGCAAGAAAAATGGTGGATTTGGTTACCCGCATCAATCATGATTTTAGTGTTGATGCTTTGTATAAATTTTATTGGTCAAGCGTTAAAACGTGCGGCTGATGCGAGACAAAGAAAAGGATAA
- the opp4B gene encoding oligopeptide ABC transporter permease: protein MWKFILRRILVMIPQLFILSVLVFTLAKAMPGDALSGAELANPKADPKVIEEQREKLGLNDPIPKQYVRWISNAVQGDFGISYAHKIQVTDIIGERLGNTVLLALLILILTYLIAIPLGVISGRWNDTWADRLITLYNFLGFGTPLFIFGLVMLFLFGFLYPIFPTSGSVDPQVAAGSFDYYLSKLNHMILPALSGALIGTVGTVQYLRSEIIDTKHKDFVRTVKAKGVPESKVYSRHILRNSFLPIAAFLGYEITGLVGGSIILENIFGYPGIGQLFFQSITQRDFSVVTALVLFTGFATLLGTLLSDIILSIVDPRIRID from the coding sequence ATGTGGAAATTTATATTACGCCGGATTTTAGTTATGATACCACAATTATTCATATTAAGTGTACTCGTCTTTACACTTGCTAAAGCAATGCCAGGTGATGCATTAAGTGGCGCTGAACTAGCAAACCCAAAAGCCGATCCAAAAGTAATTGAAGAACAACGTGAGAAACTTGGGTTAAATGATCCTATTCCCAAACAATATGTAAGGTGGATTTCAAATGCCGTACAAGGGGATTTCGGTATTTCTTACGCACATAAAATACAAGTAACAGATATTATTGGGGAACGCCTTGGTAATACAGTGCTGTTAGCTCTTCTAATTCTTATTCTTACTTATTTAATCGCCATTCCACTTGGCGTTATAAGTGGACGTTGGAATGATACGTGGGCTGATCGACTCATTACACTCTATAACTTTTTAGGATTTGGTACACCCCTATTTATTTTTGGATTAGTAATGTTATTCTTATTCGGCTTTTTATACCCAATCTTCCCTACCAGTGGTAGCGTTGATCCACAAGTGGCAGCCGGATCATTTGATTACTATTTAAGTAAATTAAATCATATGATTTTACCAGCTTTATCTGGGGCATTAATTGGCACAGTAGGAACTGTACAATATTTACGAAGTGAAATTATTGATACGAAACATAAAGATTTTGTACGCACAGTAAAAGCAAAAGGTGTACCAGAATCTAAAGTATATTCCAGACATATTTTACGAAATTCATTTTTACCAATTGCAGCATTTTTAGGATATGAAATTACAGGTTTAGTTGGTGGCTCTATTATTCTAGAAAATATTTTCGGCTACCCAGGAATTGGACAACTATTTTTCCAATCTATCACTCAACGTGATTTCAGTGTCGTAACTGCTCTTGTATTATTTACTGGATTCGCAACGCTACTCGGGACTCTTCTTTCCGATATTATTCTAAGCATCGTTGATCCACGTATTCGTATTGATTAA